In the Nomascus leucogenys isolate Asia chromosome 5, Asia_NLE_v1, whole genome shotgun sequence genome, one interval contains:
- the C5H1orf115 gene encoding uncharacterized protein C1orf115 homolog translates to MTVGARLRSKAESSLLRRGPRGRGRTEGDEEAAAILEHLEYADEAEAAAESGARAADERGLGGARGARRVHFALLPERYEALEEPAPSEQPRKRYRRKLKKYGKNVGKVIIKGCRYVVIGLQGFAAAYSAPFAVATSVVSFVR, encoded by the exons ATGACGGTGGGAGCCAGGCTCCGAAGCAAGGCGGAGAGCAGCCTCCTGCGCCGCGGGCCCCGAGGGCGAGGGCGAACCGAGGGGGACGAGGAGGCGGCCGCCATCCTGGAGCACCTGGAGTACGCGGACGAGGCGGAGGCGGCTGCCGAGAGCGGGGCGAGAGCGGCGGACGAGCGGGGCCTGGGGGGAGCCCGGGGCGCGCGGAGGGTGCACTTCGCCCTCCTGCCCGAGCGCTACGAGGCACTGGAGGAGCCGGCGCCGAGCGAGCAGCCCAGGAAGAGGTACCGGCGGAAGCTGAAGAAGTACGGCAAG AATGTCGGGAAGGTCATCATCAAAGGATGCCGCTACGTGGTCATCGGCCTGCAAGGCTTCGCTGCAGCCTACTCCGCCCCATTTGCGGTAGCCACCAGCGTGGTATCCTTCGTGCGCTAA